A genomic segment from Syngnathus scovelli strain Florida chromosome 3, RoL_Ssco_1.2, whole genome shotgun sequence encodes:
- the neflb gene encoding neurofilament light chain b isoform X1: MTSTGFDFYFPSTYKRRTVVRSAGYGSSGGLESRAAYSSHSAPTQYASSYRSFPTHTRGTSSSFLLSAPGYTAASELRLDQAAQVTSEFKRLRTQEKAELQDLNDRFANFIDRVHELEQQNKLLETERLLLRQRQTEPSNLRGQYEHEIRQLNAAVEEARYERQAAQHHRDEIEGVLKNLQKRYEDEVLGREGAEGRLMDARKEADEAAMERSELEKRVEILLDELAFLKRLCESEIAELQAQIQYSAEVSVEMNVVKPDLSVALRDIRAQYETMAQRNRQSAEEWFCNKMNVMSVGTARNTENVRNVKDEAGEYRRQLKTRMLEIDACREINQALENQLQEVEEKQSAEISALQDAINHLEEELRGNKNEMARYLKDYQDLLNVKMALDIEIAAYRKLLEGEENRLDRCGQMSSVVHSQAAFAGPLHGRAMQRVSMQSQLHSYPPYLLTSRLYGSTISAEETISASMAQQSERSPPQEEVEEEEEEEEEEQEEEEEKEEVDDKDKGEEDDEGEDEADGEDADAEDPVKEDEEEGADESDHKEEGEDHDDEKKGRQKEVEKEVDGKNGKP; this comes from the exons ATGACTTCTACCGGCTTTGACTTTTATTTTCCTTCTACTTACAAGAGGAGAACCGTTGTGCGTAGTGCAGGGTATGGATCAAGTGGAGGTCTCGAATCAAGGGCTGCATATTCGAGCCACTCTGCCCCAACACAGTATGCATCGTCATACAGAAGTTTTCCTACCCACACTCGAGGTACCTCCAGCTCTTTTCTGCTTTCCGCTCCAGGGTATACAGCAGCCTCCGAGCTACGCCTTGACCAAGCAGCACAGGTCACCTCTGAATTCAAACGATTAAGGACGCAGGAGAAGGCTGAGCTACAAGACCTAAATGATCGCTTTGCAAACTTCATAGATAGGGTTCATGAACTGGAGCAACAAAACAAGTTGCTGGAGACTGAACGACTGTTGCTCAGACAGCGCCAAACAGAGCCATCGAACCTCCGGGGTCAATACGAGCACGAGATCCGCCAGCTAAATGCTGCGGTGGAGGAGGCCCGATATGAGAGACAAGCTGCCCAGCACCACAGGGATGAGATAGAGGGCGTGCTGAAGAACCTCCAAAAACGCTATGAGGATGAAGTTCTTGGAAGGGAGGGGGCAGAAGGCAGGCTTATGGATGCCAGAAAGGAGGCAGATGAGGCAGCAATGGAAAGAAGTGAGCTCGAAAAAAGAGTGGAAATTCTGCTGGATGAGTTGGCCTTCCTGAAGCGTCTTTGCGAGAGTGAAATAGCAGAACTCCAGGCCCAAATCCAATACAGCGCAGAAGTGTCTGTAGAGATGAATGTAGTTAAACCTGACCTATCGGTTGCTTTACGGGACATTCGAGCCCAGTATGAGACCATGGCGCAACGCAATCGCCAGTCAGCTGAGGAGTGGTTCTGCAATAAGATGAACGTTATGTCGGTGGGCACTGCTCGCAATACGGAGAATGTACGTAATGTCAAAGATGAGGCTGGTGAATACCGCAGGCAGCTAAAAACTAGGATGTTGGAGATTGATGCTTGTAGAGAGATAAACCAAGCATTGGAAAACCAATTGCAGGAAGTGGAGGAGAAACAGAGTGCTGAGATTTCTGCACTGCAG GATGCCATAAATCATCTGGAGGAAGAATTGAGGGGAAACAAGAACGAAATGGCTCGCTACCTAAAAGATTATCAAGATCTCTTGAATGTGAAGATGGCCTTGGATATTGAAATTGCAGCCTACAG AAAGCTGCTTGAAGGAGAAGAAAACCGCTTAGATCGCTGTGGCCAGATGTCATCTGTTGTTCACTCGCAAGCTGCATTCGCTGGACCTCTTCATGGAAGAGCCATGCAAAGAGTCTCCATGCAATCTCAGCTGCATTCATATCCTCCGTACCTATTGACCTCTCGCTTGTACGGATCAACAATCTCCGCTGAGGAGACAATATCAGCAAGTATGGCACAGCAATCAGAGAGAAGCCCTCCTCAggaagaggtggaggaggaggaagaagaagaggaggaggagcaggaggaagaggaagagaaggaggaaGTAGATGACAAGGACAAAGGAGAGGAAGATGACGAGGGTGAGGATGAAGCTGATGGAGAGG ATGCGGACGCAGAAGATCCAGTaaaagaggatgaggaggaaggaGCGGATGAATCTGATCACAAAGAAGAAGGGGAGGACCATGATGATGAAAAGAAAGGAAGACAAAAAGAAGTGGAAAAAGAGGTTGATGGAAAAAATGGAAAACCGTAG
- the neflb gene encoding neurofilament light chain b isoform X2: MTSTGFDFYFPSTYKRRTVVRSAGYGSSGGLESRAAYSSHSAPTQYASSYRSFPTHTRGTSSSFLLSAPGYTAASELRLDQAAQVTSEFKRLRTQEKAELQDLNDRFANFIDRVHELEQQNKLLETERLLLRQRQTEPSNLRGQYEHEIRQLNAAVEEARYERQAAQHHRDEIEGVLKNLQKRYEDEVLGREGAEGRLMDARKEADEAAMERSELEKRVEILLDELAFLKRLCESEIAELQAQIQYSAEVSVEMNVVKPDLSVALRDIRAQYETMAQRNRQSAEEWFCNKMNVMSVGTARNTENVRNVKDEAGEYRRQLKTRMLEIDACREINQALENQLQEVEEKQSAEISALQDAINHLEEELRGNKNEMARYLKDYQDLLNVKMALDIEIAAYRKLLEGEENRLDRCGQMSSVVHSQAAFAGPLHGRAMQRVSMQSQLHSYPPYLLTSRLYGSTISAEETISASMAQQSERSPPQEEVEEEEEEEEEEQEEEEEKEEVDDKDKGEEDDEDADAEDPVKEDEEEGADESDHKEEGEDHDDEKKGRQKEVEKEVDGKNGKP, encoded by the exons ATGACTTCTACCGGCTTTGACTTTTATTTTCCTTCTACTTACAAGAGGAGAACCGTTGTGCGTAGTGCAGGGTATGGATCAAGTGGAGGTCTCGAATCAAGGGCTGCATATTCGAGCCACTCTGCCCCAACACAGTATGCATCGTCATACAGAAGTTTTCCTACCCACACTCGAGGTACCTCCAGCTCTTTTCTGCTTTCCGCTCCAGGGTATACAGCAGCCTCCGAGCTACGCCTTGACCAAGCAGCACAGGTCACCTCTGAATTCAAACGATTAAGGACGCAGGAGAAGGCTGAGCTACAAGACCTAAATGATCGCTTTGCAAACTTCATAGATAGGGTTCATGAACTGGAGCAACAAAACAAGTTGCTGGAGACTGAACGACTGTTGCTCAGACAGCGCCAAACAGAGCCATCGAACCTCCGGGGTCAATACGAGCACGAGATCCGCCAGCTAAATGCTGCGGTGGAGGAGGCCCGATATGAGAGACAAGCTGCCCAGCACCACAGGGATGAGATAGAGGGCGTGCTGAAGAACCTCCAAAAACGCTATGAGGATGAAGTTCTTGGAAGGGAGGGGGCAGAAGGCAGGCTTATGGATGCCAGAAAGGAGGCAGATGAGGCAGCAATGGAAAGAAGTGAGCTCGAAAAAAGAGTGGAAATTCTGCTGGATGAGTTGGCCTTCCTGAAGCGTCTTTGCGAGAGTGAAATAGCAGAACTCCAGGCCCAAATCCAATACAGCGCAGAAGTGTCTGTAGAGATGAATGTAGTTAAACCTGACCTATCGGTTGCTTTACGGGACATTCGAGCCCAGTATGAGACCATGGCGCAACGCAATCGCCAGTCAGCTGAGGAGTGGTTCTGCAATAAGATGAACGTTATGTCGGTGGGCACTGCTCGCAATACGGAGAATGTACGTAATGTCAAAGATGAGGCTGGTGAATACCGCAGGCAGCTAAAAACTAGGATGTTGGAGATTGATGCTTGTAGAGAGATAAACCAAGCATTGGAAAACCAATTGCAGGAAGTGGAGGAGAAACAGAGTGCTGAGATTTCTGCACTGCAG GATGCCATAAATCATCTGGAGGAAGAATTGAGGGGAAACAAGAACGAAATGGCTCGCTACCTAAAAGATTATCAAGATCTCTTGAATGTGAAGATGGCCTTGGATATTGAAATTGCAGCCTACAG AAAGCTGCTTGAAGGAGAAGAAAACCGCTTAGATCGCTGTGGCCAGATGTCATCTGTTGTTCACTCGCAAGCTGCATTCGCTGGACCTCTTCATGGAAGAGCCATGCAAAGAGTCTCCATGCAATCTCAGCTGCATTCATATCCTCCGTACCTATTGACCTCTCGCTTGTACGGATCAACAATCTCCGCTGAGGAGACAATATCAGCAAGTATGGCACAGCAATCAGAGAGAAGCCCTCCTCAggaagaggtggaggaggaggaagaagaagaggaggaggagcaggaggaagaggaagagaaggaggaaGTAGATGACAAGGACAAAGGAGAGGAAGATGACGAGG ATGCGGACGCAGAAGATCCAGTaaaagaggatgaggaggaaggaGCGGATGAATCTGATCACAAAGAAGAAGGGGAGGACCATGATGATGAAAAGAAAGGAAGACAAAAAGAAGTGGAAAAAGAGGTTGATGGAAAAAATGGAAAACCGTAG